A section of the Salinigranum marinum genome encodes:
- a CDS encoding DUF7718 family protein codes for MHDVTEEGLHVDIYRDDEKYATEFIVGPMPANTALDHAEDHLARNGLVETLNR; via the coding sequence ATGCACGACGTCACCGAAGAGGGACTCCACGTCGACATCTACCGAGACGACGAGAAGTACGCGACCGAGTTCATTGTCGGGCCGATGCCGGCGAACACCGCCCTCGATCACGCCGAAGACCATTTAGCCCGGAACGGCCTTGTTGAAACCCTCAATCGGTGA